In Formosa haliotis, the sequence TAAAAATCCGCGTTGGTGCAGTTCACTTTTCATACCTAACACACGCGATAAACTTTCCGGCTTTAACTTAACTGCCTGAAACAATTCATTATAAGACTCTGTAATCTTCCATATCTTAACAGTAGTTTGTGAGTTTGGATGTAGTGTTTTATAGACTGGCATTTAAATTTCTCATACTTATTATGTAACTTTGGGCTCTTAAATTCAGAGACAAATATACAATTATGAATACAAAAACGATTCCATACCTACCTTATAAAGTAAAAGACATGTCGCTTGCGGCTTGGGGAAGAAAAGAAATTGAATTAGCCGAAGCAGAAATGCCAGGGTTAATGAGCCTTCGCGAAGAATACAAAGACAGTCAGCCTTTAAAAGGTGCTAGAATTGCCGGGTGTTTACATATGACGATTCAGACTGCTGTATTAATTGAAACGTTAAAAGCTTTAGGTGCTGAAGTAACATGGAGTTCTTGCAATATTTTCTCTACGCAAGATCAAGCTGCCGCTGCAATTGCAGAAGGTGGTACTGCTGTTTATGCATGGAAAGGTTTAACTGAAGAAGAATTTGAATGGTGTATAGAGCAAACCTTATTCTTTGGTGAAGACAGAAAACCATTAAACATGATTCTTGATGATGGTGGAGATCTAACCAATATGGTATTAGATAAATACCCAGAATTAGTTGACGGCATTAACGGTTTATCTGAAGAAACAACAACTGGAGTTCACCGTTTATACGAACGTATGAAAAATGGAACATTACCTATGCCAGCAATTAATATTAACGACTCGGTTACTAAATCTAAATTCGACAACAAATACGGATGTAGAGAAAGTGCCGTAGATGCTATACGTCGTGCAACAGATGTAATGTTAGCAGGGAAACGTGTTATTGTTTGTGGTTATGGCGATGTTGGTAAAGGAACTGCTGCATCTTTTAAAGGTGCAGGTAGTATTGTTACTGTTACAGAAATAGACCCTATTTGCGCGTTACAAGCAGCAATGGATGGTTTTGAAGTTAAGAAATTAGAAAGTGTAGTTACAACTGCCGATATCGTAATTACAACTACTGGAAATAAAGACATCGTTCGTGCTGAGCATTTTAAAGCTATGAAAGATAAAACCATAGTATGTAACATTGGGCATTTCGATAATGAAATTCAAGTAGGATGGTTAAACGATAACTACGGAGATACTAAAAACACAATCAAGCCTCAAGTAGATAAATATACTATAGACGGAAAAGATATTATTTTATTAGCCGAAGGTCGTTTAGTAAACTTAGGTTGTGCAACAGGTCACCCTAGCTTTGTAATGAGTAACTCGTTTACAAACCAAACACTAGCACAAATCGAATTGTGGACTAACAGAGATGCTTATAAAAATGAAGTCTATATGTTACCTAAACATTTAGATGAAAAAGTAGCAAAATTACACTTGGCAAAAATTGGTGTTGAACTTACCGAGTTAAAACCAGACCAAGCTGAATATATTGGAGTAACGGTTGAAGGACCTTACAAACCTGAATATTACAGATATTAAAAAAAGTCTTACTGTTTTCACTTAACTGTATTTCCACATATTAAAAATCTCAAGCATATATTTGTTTGAGATTTTTTTGTTTAAAAAGAATTCAGCTTTTAACTATTAGCTAATTATTATTGGTAATATATCTAGTTAAAACCAACACCGAAAAAACCAAAAGGAAGGATAAGATAGTAACTCCGTAGTCAAAAAATGTTTATATTAGTTTCTAATGTTAAGTTATTCGGACTGATTAAATTCTGATTAATCTTTGACAATTACCTTAAAACCAAACCATTATTCTTACTAAGAAAACCGAACAAGTGAACATGAAAATACTAACCCTACTAGCTTTTATTTCTTTTGGTGTTTTAAGTTGTTCTTCAACCCAACCAAGTTTCAATAATGAACATCCTGTTGGAATAAAGCAAAAAACATCAAATCCGAACACACCCTATATTTACAAGAATGGTTTTAAAGATTACGAAGTTAAACCTATTCTAACTCTACAAGACAACGATTCTATCTATGTAAACGAGCTAAGGTTTAACGCTGTATTTTCGGCTTTATACACAAAAAAACTTATGTATGATAAATACGGAAAGTGGGATCAGGAGGTTTGGCTTCAAGGGGCTACGCGTCCAATATTAGTTTGGGAAAACCGAAAATTACTAGAATCAGAAGACCAATTGTATTCTGTAGCTACAAATGGGACCGAAAGTAAAGCAGAAATGTTTGCTTCGGTAATAGTATTCGATTTAAAAAATAACGACTGTATGTCCGACAACTATCAACAAAGAGATGCTTTAATACATTTTTTTGCTTCCGAGATCTGGAACTTAAACCCAAGTGAAGCCTTTTATGATGTGTATTGGGACATGGTAATCGCGCATAATGGATCGCGTTAAAAGCTTTTCAACTTCCAGTTTAATTTTTATTTAAACACTTTAAAATAAAACTCCCGATTTACTCAATCTTAACTTCAATTATGATTACAGAATTTAAAACAGAAATAGTAAAAACAAAAAAAGCCAATAAAGTCGTTACGATTACTTTTTTAATTTTATACCAGATTTCAATTTTCTATGTTTTTCTATACGATAAAGAAAATCAAAACATCCATTTAAAATATTTAGCTTTGGCAACATACCTTGCTGGAATCTATTTTTTATTTGGTCAATCCTTCGTGAAACCTAAGAAAACTGGTGTTTTAAAACTATCAACTAAGACTATTGAATTTGAAGAAAATGGCCAAACTAAAAATATTCCACTAAATGAACTTGAAAATGTGTACTTGAATTCTATGGATTATGGAAGCTGGAAAACGCACTCTATTTATGGAAATAAAAACCAAATAATAATCACCGATAAAGCTGGAAATCGATATAATTTTGAAATTCTAATAAGAAATAAAGATTCTAAAAATGAATTAAAAAGTATTTTAAATAGTCCAGTATATTATGAGAAGTTCAGTTTAACAAAGGCGCCTACCTCCCAGACCAATTTTTAAGAACCTACTAATTAAGCACTGGCCACAACCAAGAATCAACACGTCCTTTTCCAATAATAATTAATAAAAACAAGAAAAGTCCTTGTACATGTGTACAAGGACTTTTATCTTATGTTGTAAAGAAAATTTATTTCTTAAACCTCGAAAGGTACTATAGAAACGTAAGACTTGTTGTCTTTTTTCTTTGTAAATTTCACAATACCATCCACTTTCGCGTGCAATGTGTGATCTTTACCACCATACACATTTTCACCTGGGTGATGTGTATTTCCTCTTTGTCTTATGATGATATTTCCTGCAAGTGCGGCTTGACCTCCAAATATCTTAACACCTAAGCGTTTTGATTCTGATTCTCTACCGTTTTTAGAACTACCTACCCCTTTTTTATGAGCCATTGTCTTAAGGTTTTATATTGTTAATAATAATGAAATAGAAAAATTACTTTTCAATTCCACCGTCTAATTTGTCTTGTAAAGCTTTTAACTCATCCCACTTTCCAGCAGCAGCTAATTTAGCTTGCTTTGGCCAAGTATCTGTAACGATGTGAGCTAAACCGGAACTAGCTTCGTGTAATACTGTGCTTAATTCTTCAGCTTTCGCTTTTGCAATCTTAGCAAAACTATCAAAACCTGCATTTACTAAAGCTTCAGCAGCTTTTGGTCCTGCACCTTCGATTTTTGTTAAGTCGTCTGCTTTTGCTTTAGCAGTTGTTTTTTTTGCTTTTTTAGCAGGAGCAGCTTTTTTAGCTCCAGAAGCAGCAATACTTTCAATTACGATTTCAGTAAGAGCTTGACGGTGTCCGTTTTTAACACGGTATCCTTTACGTCTCTTTTTCTTGAAAACAATAACTTTATCACCTTGAAGGTGTTTTAAGACTTTTGCACTTACTTGTGCTCCGTCTATAGCTGGGGCGCCTACAGTTACATTGTCACCATCTCCAATAAGAAGTACATTATCAAATGATACTGCTTTACCTTCTTCTGAAGCTAAACGGTGAACAAAAACTTTTTGGTCTTTTTCAACTTTAAATTGTTGCCCTGCTATCTCTACAATTGCGTACATAGCGTAACGTTTTATTTATTAATTTTGTTCAAAAATGAGTGCAAATATACATCTAATTAATTAAACTACAAACCTTTTGTTTAATTTGAGATAAAATATTACAGATTTTTAATTTCACTCCAAAAATCAACCCAATTAGTAACATAACTTACTAAAATCACTACCCTAGTATTTTATAAATTTAATAAAAATCAGCAAGAATTATCAAGTTTTAATTAGCAATAGTACACTCTTTTTCAATACTATAGAATTAAACGAATTTTCTTACCATTAATTCTGTTAACACAATAGGATTTCTTATTTTCGTTAGATTATTGTAACAATTTAACCTTTTAAAAGACTCATTTTAAAAGTAAAATCAACTTAACACTAACTCACAATGAAAAAACGCTTATTTTCTTTAGCTTCTTTGTTGCTTATTGGACATTTAGCCTCTGCACAAAAAGTTGAATTTGAAGAGTACGACTTGGACAATGGACTGCATGTCATTCTGCACCAAGACAACACGGCTCCAGTTGTAACAACTTCGGTTATGTATCACGTAGGAGCTAAAGATGAAGACCCAAACAGAACTGGATTTGCTCACTTTTTTGAACACCTATTATTTGAAGGGACCGAAAATATTGGTCGTGGAGAATTCATGAAGATTATTCCTGCTAACGGTGGGAAATTCAATGCCAACACTACAGACGACAGAACGTATTATTACGAAGTATTCCCTTCTAACAAAGTGGAACTTGGTTTATGGTTAGAGTCTGAACGTTTAATGCACCCGGTTATTAACCAAATTGGAGTAGATACCCAAAACGAGGTTGTAAAAGAGGAAAAACGTATGCGCGTAGACAACCAACCTTACGGAAGATTTTTAGAACAAGTTAAAGTAAACTTGTTTAAAACTCACCCTTACAGATGGACTACTATTGGTAAAATGGAGCATTTAGATGCTGCTACCCTTGAAGAATTTCAAGCTTTCAACAAAAAATACTACGTACCAAATAACGCCGTATTGGTTGTAGCTGGAGATATCGACAAGCCAAAAGTAAAGAAAATGATTCAAGATTATTTTGGACCAATTCCTAGAGGTGCAGATATTGTTAGAAACTTCCCTAAAGAAGCTCCTATTACAAAAGAAATTGATGCTAAGGCCTACGACCCAAACATTCAATTGCCAGCTATTATTCAAGCTTATAGAACACCTTCTTACAAAGAAAAAGATTCTTATATTTTAGATATGATTACTACCTATTTAAGTGGAGGAAAATCGTCTAAACTATATAAAAAGTTAGTAGACGAAAAGAAAATGGCTTTACAAGTTGGAACATTTAGCATGAGCCAAGAAGACTATAGTGCTTGTATTGTTTACGGAATTCCGTTAGGCGACACAAAACTTAGCGATTTAACGAAAGAAATCGATGAGGAAATTGTAAAGCTTCAAACACACTTAATTTCAGAAAGAGATCACCAAAAACTACTTAACCAATTTGAAAATCAATTTGTAAATTCAAATTCAAGTATAGAAGGTATTGCTAATTCTTTAGCAACTTACTACATGCTTTACGACGATGTAAATTTAATTAATAACGAAATTAACATTTACAGATCTATTACTAGAGAAGACATAAAAGCTGTTGCTAAAAAGTATTTAAATCCGAACCAAAGGTTATTATTAGAATACTTACCAGAATCTCAAAAGCAGTAACCAAAACATACACAAAAAATGAAAACAAAAATATCATTATTATTAGTCTTGTTTTTAATG encodes:
- the rplU gene encoding 50S ribosomal protein L21, with the protein product MYAIVEIAGQQFKVEKDQKVFVHRLASEEGKAVSFDNVLLIGDGDNVTVGAPAIDGAQVSAKVLKHLQGDKVIVFKKKRRKGYRVKNGHRQALTEIVIESIAASGAKKAAPAKKAKKTTAKAKADDLTKIEGAGPKAAEALVNAGFDSFAKIAKAKAEELSTVLHEASSGLAHIVTDTWPKQAKLAAAGKWDELKALQDKLDGGIEK
- a CDS encoding M16 family metallopeptidase; translated protein: MKKRLFSLASLLLIGHLASAQKVEFEEYDLDNGLHVILHQDNTAPVVTTSVMYHVGAKDEDPNRTGFAHFFEHLLFEGTENIGRGEFMKIIPANGGKFNANTTDDRTYYYEVFPSNKVELGLWLESERLMHPVINQIGVDTQNEVVKEEKRMRVDNQPYGRFLEQVKVNLFKTHPYRWTTIGKMEHLDAATLEEFQAFNKKYYVPNNAVLVVAGDIDKPKVKKMIQDYFGPIPRGADIVRNFPKEAPITKEIDAKAYDPNIQLPAIIQAYRTPSYKEKDSYILDMITTYLSGGKSSKLYKKLVDEKKMALQVGTFSMSQEDYSACIVYGIPLGDTKLSDLTKEIDEEIVKLQTHLISERDHQKLLNQFENQFVNSNSSIEGIANSLATYYMLYDDVNLINNEINIYRSITREDIKAVAKKYLNPNQRLLLEYLPESQKQ
- the rpmA gene encoding 50S ribosomal protein L27, producing the protein MAHKKGVGSSKNGRESESKRLGVKIFGGQAALAGNIIIRQRGNTHHPGENVYGGKDHTLHAKVDGIVKFTKKKDNKSYVSIVPFEV
- the ahcY gene encoding adenosylhomocysteinase, whose protein sequence is MNTKTIPYLPYKVKDMSLAAWGRKEIELAEAEMPGLMSLREEYKDSQPLKGARIAGCLHMTIQTAVLIETLKALGAEVTWSSCNIFSTQDQAAAAIAEGGTAVYAWKGLTEEEFEWCIEQTLFFGEDRKPLNMILDDGGDLTNMVLDKYPELVDGINGLSEETTTGVHRLYERMKNGTLPMPAININDSVTKSKFDNKYGCRESAVDAIRRATDVMLAGKRVIVCGYGDVGKGTAASFKGAGSIVTVTEIDPICALQAAMDGFEVKKLESVVTTADIVITTTGNKDIVRAEHFKAMKDKTIVCNIGHFDNEIQVGWLNDNYGDTKNTIKPQVDKYTIDGKDIILLAEGRLVNLGCATGHPSFVMSNSFTNQTLAQIELWTNRDAYKNEVYMLPKHLDEKVAKLHLAKIGVELTELKPDQAEYIGVTVEGPYKPEYYRY